From a region of the Deinococcus aestuarii genome:
- the mutS gene encoding DNA mismatch repair protein MutS, which produces MPVGVPQSVLKGTGSGVLPPMLEQYVALRDKHPEFLLLFQVGDFYETFGEDAERASRLLRIALTHKSSRDFSTPMAGVPVRALDHNVERLLAAGVRVAVADQIEEPGSGLVDRKVTQLLTPGTVTEERHLTADENYLAAVATGDGYALALLDVSTGEFRCAAFHTRTALYDELARHRAREVLLAPELSGNPALLADFQTRFPVMLSPANFDEEATRAELKETLGEVPGSLTSAALVRACGAVLGYARVTQQGRLEMVRRVVRFEPGAHMRLPDAAVRALEVFQAQAPQGMTLMDVLSETRTAGGRRRLRAWLRAPLLDELSIRARLDAVEALTRAADLRGAIRALLYRAHDLERLAARVSTQRATPREVASLARTLDLLPEASRLLEAQDGLLGAVRARLGALPDVVTLIRAALVDDPPIRIGDGGLIRDGFHAELDGLRSEALGHRAWLAELETSERARTGIGSLKVGFNNVFGYYLEVSGPNLSKVPADYRQIATLKDRARFTRPDLREREREIARLETSAQRLEAEVFTDLRAGLAAHADALAEAAGAVAELDVIAALAELAVERGWVRPQSVTGGARLVQARHPVVERATGGRFVPNDAHLDDTRHTLLLTGPNMAGKSTYLRTVALCALLHQVGSFVPADHAELPIYDAIHTRIGASDDLAGGRSTFMVEMSELASILHGVTHRSLVILDEVGRGTSTLDGLAIAQAALEHLHATRAHTLFATHYFELTRLESEHPGLVNLHVAAEEDAGGLTFYHQVIPGAARQSYGVEVARLAGLPAPVTTRAARLLTALNAEGDDRKLTRELATLDLSRLTPMQALELLHTWQREARSTAEGEEKEVRSL; this is translated from the coding sequence ATGCCGGTGGGTGTGCCGCAGAGCGTGTTGAAGGGGACGGGATCGGGGGTGCTGCCGCCGATGCTCGAACAGTACGTGGCGTTGCGGGATAAGCACCCCGAGTTCTTGCTGCTGTTTCAGGTCGGCGACTTCTACGAGACCTTCGGGGAGGACGCCGAACGCGCCTCCCGGCTGCTGCGCATCGCGTTGACCCACAAGAGCAGCCGGGACTTCTCGACGCCGATGGCGGGCGTGCCGGTGCGGGCCCTCGACCACAATGTCGAGCGGCTCCTCGCGGCGGGGGTGCGGGTGGCCGTCGCCGACCAGATCGAGGAGCCGGGCTCGGGCCTCGTGGACCGCAAGGTGACGCAGCTCCTCACGCCCGGCACCGTGACGGAGGAGCGGCACCTGACCGCTGACGAGAACTACCTCGCGGCGGTGGCGACCGGGGACGGCTACGCCCTCGCGCTCCTCGACGTGTCCACGGGCGAATTCCGCTGCGCCGCCTTCCACACCCGCACGGCCCTCTACGACGAACTCGCGCGGCACCGGGCGCGGGAGGTGCTGCTCGCGCCGGAGCTGTCGGGGAACCCCGCTCTCCTCGCCGACTTCCAGACCCGTTTTCCCGTCATGCTCTCGCCCGCCAATTTCGACGAGGAGGCCACCCGGGCGGAGTTGAAAGAGACGCTCGGCGAGGTGCCCGGCTCGCTCACGAGCGCGGCCCTCGTGCGGGCGTGCGGGGCGGTCCTGGGGTACGCGCGCGTGACCCAGCAGGGGCGGCTGGAGATGGTGCGCCGGGTGGTGCGCTTCGAGCCCGGCGCCCACATGCGGCTCCCCGACGCGGCGGTGCGGGCGCTGGAGGTCTTCCAGGCGCAGGCCCCCCAGGGCATGACCCTGATGGACGTGCTCAGCGAGACGCGCACGGCGGGCGGGCGGCGGCGGCTGCGGGCCTGGCTGCGCGCCCCCCTCCTCGACGAACTCAGCATCCGGGCGCGGCTCGACGCGGTGGAGGCGCTGACCCGCGCCGCCGACCTGCGGGGGGCCATCCGGGCGCTGCTGTACCGGGCGCACGACCTGGAGCGCCTCGCCGCCCGCGTCTCCACCCAGCGGGCCACCCCGCGCGAGGTCGCCTCGCTCGCCCGCACCCTCGACCTGCTACCCGAGGCGTCCCGGCTGCTGGAGGCGCAAGACGGCCTTCTCGGCGCCGTCCGCGCCCGGCTGGGCGCCCTGCCCGACGTGGTGACGCTGATCCGCGCGGCGCTGGTGGACGACCCGCCCATCCGCATCGGGGACGGTGGCCTGATCCGCGACGGCTTCCACGCCGAACTCGACGGGCTGCGGAGCGAGGCGCTGGGGCACCGCGCCTGGCTGGCCGAGCTGGAGACGAGCGAGCGGGCCCGGACCGGGATCGGCAGCCTGAAGGTGGGGTTCAACAACGTCTTCGGCTACTACCTGGAGGTCAGCGGCCCGAACCTGAGCAAGGTCCCCGCCGACTACCGCCAGATCGCCACCCTCAAGGACCGCGCCCGCTTCACCCGCCCCGACCTGCGCGAGCGCGAGCGCGAGATCGCCCGGCTGGAGACCTCCGCGCAACGCCTCGAAGCGGAGGTCTTCACCGACCTGCGCGCGGGCCTCGCCGCCCACGCGGACGCGCTGGCCGAGGCGGCGGGCGCGGTCGCCGAACTCGACGTGATCGCGGCGCTGGCCGAACTGGCGGTGGAGCGCGGCTGGGTGCGGCCCCAGTCCGTCACGGGCGGGGCGCGGCTCGTGCAGGCCCGCCATCCTGTCGTCGAGCGGGCGACCGGGGGCCGCTTCGTGCCGAACGACGCGCACCTGGACGACACCCGGCACACCCTCCTCCTGACCGGGCCGAACATGGCGGGCAAGAGCACGTACCTGCGGACGGTGGCGCTGTGCGCCCTGCTCCACCAGGTCGGCTCCTTCGTGCCTGCCGACCACGCCGAACTGCCCATCTACGACGCCATCCACACCCGCATCGGGGCGAGCGACGACCTCGCGGGGGGCCGCTCCACCTTCATGGTGGAGATGAGCGAGCTGGCGAGCATCCTCCACGGGGTGACCCACCGCAGCCTCGTCATCCTCGACGAGGTGGGGCGGGGCACCTCCACCCTGGACGGTCTCGCCATCGCGCAGGCGGCGCTGGAACACCTGCACGCGACCCGCGCTCACACGCTGTTTGCCACCCACTACTTCGAGCTGACGCGGCTGGAGTCGGAGCACCCCGGCCTGGTGAACCTGCACGTCGCCGCCGAGGAGGACGCGGGGGGGCTCACCTTCTACCATCAGGTCATTCCCGGTGCGGCCCGCCAGTCCTACGGGGTGGAGGTCGCGCGGCTGGCTGGTCTGCCCGCGCCCGTGACCACCCGCGCGGCGCGGCTGCTGACCGCCCTCAACGCTGAGGGCGACGACCGCAAGCTCACCCGCGAACTCGCCACCCTCGACCTCAGCCGCCTGACGCCGATGCAGGCGCTCGAACTTCTGCACACCTGGCAGCGGGAGGCGCGCAGCACCGCCGAGGGCGAGGAGAAGGAGGTCAGGAGCCTGTGA
- the mutL gene encoding DNA mismatch repair endonuclease MutL encodes MTIRVLPPHVARLIAAGEVVSRPLDVVRELVENALDAGATRIEVEVEGGGLLLTRVRDNGAGIPADAVSLAPVRHATSKLEPEAGAVERVTTLGFRGEALWAAAQAGDLHLVTRPAAQVGAAEVSASGEDVTVRRTSAPAGTTVTVRDLFARLPARLRTQAPAAAEAREITALVGRYVLHHPGLHWRLTVDGEPRLTHAPADHRGAVASVYGPLSANRVLRVDAGGVCGVVSRPELTRARRDRMHFSVNGRPVLAPPELERAVIEGFAELIPSGVAPLCVLDLRIAPEDHNPNVHPAKQVVALADLPGVAARVREAVTAALAAHPLARNAPSLIAPPEPQTAPTRGNFPELTLVGVYQELYLLAQGEGDLWVVDAHAAHERALYEHFTRALGSAPPVELPEPELLHLTPEQVARLHERGAELRAWGLMIEDFGAGLARLRALPAVLAALPVPRLHEEIVEAALGENPDPRRHVLARLACAPALKAGMLDGNRGEAVLASLSLCEQPWSCPHGRPTTLRLSERDLAHAFGRRGVRDVARGRDTGDGQRVEPFRE; translated from the coding sequence GTGACCATCCGCGTCCTTCCCCCCCACGTCGCCCGGCTGATCGCCGCGGGCGAGGTCGTCTCCCGCCCGCTCGACGTGGTGCGCGAACTCGTGGAGAACGCGCTCGACGCGGGAGCCACGCGCATCGAGGTGGAGGTGGAGGGCGGCGGCCTCCTGCTGACGCGGGTGCGGGACAACGGGGCGGGCATCCCGGCGGACGCGGTATCACTCGCGCCCGTGCGCCACGCGACGAGCAAGCTGGAACCGGAGGCGGGGGCGGTCGAGCGCGTGACGACCCTCGGCTTCCGGGGCGAGGCGCTGTGGGCGGCGGCGCAGGCGGGGGACCTGCATCTGGTGACGCGCCCGGCGGCGCAGGTGGGGGCGGCGGAGGTCAGCGCCTCGGGCGAGGACGTGACCGTGCGCCGCACCTCCGCTCCGGCGGGGACGACGGTGACGGTGCGGGACCTCTTCGCCCGCCTGCCCGCCCGGCTGCGCACCCAGGCCCCGGCGGCGGCCGAGGCGCGTGAGATCACCGCGCTCGTGGGCCGTTACGTCCTGCACCACCCCGGTCTGCACTGGCGGCTGACGGTGGACGGCGAGCCCCGCCTCACCCACGCGCCTGCCGACCACCGGGGCGCGGTGGCGAGCGTGTACGGGCCGCTGAGCGCGAACCGCGTTTTACGGGTGGACGCCGGGGGCGTGTGCGGCGTCGTCTCCCGCCCCGAACTCACCCGCGCCCGCCGCGACCGGATGCACTTCAGCGTGAACGGTCGGCCCGTGCTGGCCCCGCCCGAGTTAGAGAGGGCCGTGATCGAGGGCTTCGCCGAACTCATCCCCTCAGGGGTCGCCCCGCTGTGCGTGCTCGACCTCCGCATCGCCCCCGAGGACCACAACCCGAACGTCCACCCGGCCAAGCAGGTCGTCGCCCTCGCTGACTTGCCCGGCGTGGCGGCCCGGGTGCGGGAGGCGGTGACGGCGGCCCTCGCCGCGCATCCCCTCGCCCGGAACGCGCCCAGCCTGATCGCCCCCCCGGAGCCTCAGACCGCGCCCACCCGGGGTAACTTCCCCGAACTCACGCTCGTCGGGGTCTACCAGGAGCTGTACCTCCTCGCGCAGGGGGAGGGCGACCTGTGGGTGGTGGACGCGCACGCGGCGCACGAACGCGCCCTCTACGAGCACTTCACCCGCGCGCTGGGCTCGGCGCCTCCTGTCGAACTCCCCGAGCCCGAGCTGCTGCACCTGACGCCCGAGCAGGTGGCCCGGCTGCACGAGCGCGGGGCCGAATTGCGGGCCTGGGGACTTATGATCGAGGACTTCGGGGCGGGCCTGGCGCGGCTGCGTGCCCTGCCCGCCGTCCTCGCCGCGCTGCCCGTGCCCCGGCTGCACGAGGAGATCGTGGAGGCGGCGCTGGGGGAGAACCCTGACCCCCGCCGCCATGTCCTCGCCCGGCTCGCCTGCGCGCCCGCGCTGAAGGCCGGGATGCTGGACGGAAACAGGGGAGAGGCGGTGCTGGCCTCCCTGAGCCTCTGCGAGCAGCCCTGGTCGTGCCCGCACGGGCGACCCACCACCCTGCGGCTGTCCGAGCGCGACCTCGCCCACGCCTTCGGGCGGCGGGGGGTGCGGGACGTGGCACGGGGGCGGGATACGGGGGACGGGCAGCGGGTGGAGCCGTTCAGGGAGTAG
- the gltX gene encoding glutamate--tRNA ligase, with product MPVVTRIAPSPTGDPHVGTAYIGLFNFALAHQARDRGEEGKFILRIEDTDRNRYVESSEKRIFQMMQWLGLTPDESPLQGGPNGPYRQSERNDIYGEYARRLVESGHAYHAFETPEELSALREEAQREGRVIAVPSRDLDPAEAQRKVDVGEAAVIRLKVPREGETVVNDALRQPIVFQNREIDDKVLLKADGYPTYHLANVVDDRLMGVTHVVRAEEWITSTPIHVLLYEAFGWPQPVFAHMPLLRNADKSKISKRKNPTSVEWYMDQGFLPEAMLNFLATMGWTHPEGREIFDLAEFQRVFHLEDVTLGGPVFSLDKLKWMNGKYLREVLTEEEVAKRLHDYLASQKYDLPFDDYFRAVVRMMIPRMDVFSEFLEKTPYFWSEDYPVNEKAAKLIEEGRSFLPELAARLKNLPTFDQATTEPALRAFAEEKGLKPGKVMQPLRAAIAGTSESPGMFEMLDALGRERVVARVERAARG from the coding sequence ATGCCTGTCGTCACCCGCATCGCCCCCAGCCCCACCGGAGACCCGCACGTCGGCACCGCCTACATCGGCCTCTTCAACTTTGCGCTCGCCCATCAGGCCCGCGACCGGGGCGAGGAGGGCAAATTCATCCTCCGCATCGAGGACACCGACCGCAACCGCTACGTGGAAAGCAGCGAAAAGCGCATCTTCCAGATGATGCAGTGGCTCGGCCTCACCCCCGACGAGAGCCCCCTCCAGGGCGGCCCGAACGGTCCCTACCGCCAGAGCGAGCGCAACGACATCTACGGGGAGTACGCGCGGCGGCTGGTCGAGTCCGGCCATGCCTACCACGCCTTCGAGACACCCGAGGAGTTGAGCGCCCTGCGCGAGGAGGCGCAGCGGGAGGGCCGCGTCATCGCCGTCCCCAGCCGCGACCTCGATCCGGCGGAGGCGCAAAGGAAGGTGGACGTGGGCGAGGCTGCTGTCATCCGCCTCAAGGTCCCGCGTGAGGGTGAGACGGTCGTGAACGACGCCCTGCGCCAGCCCATCGTCTTCCAGAACCGCGAGATCGACGACAAGGTGCTGCTCAAGGCCGACGGCTACCCCACCTACCACCTCGCCAACGTGGTAGACGACCGCCTGATGGGCGTGACGCACGTCGTCCGCGCCGAGGAGTGGATCACCTCCACCCCCATTCACGTGCTGCTGTACGAGGCGTTCGGCTGGCCGCAGCCCGTCTTCGCGCACATGCCCCTGCTCCGCAACGCCGACAAGTCCAAGATCAGCAAGCGCAAGAATCCCACCTCCGTCGAGTGGTACATGGACCAGGGCTTTCTGCCGGAAGCCATGCTCAATTTCCTCGCCACGATGGGCTGGACGCACCCGGAGGGCCGCGAAATCTTCGACCTCGCCGAGTTCCAGCGCGTCTTCCACCTGGAGGACGTGACGCTGGGCGGCCCCGTCTTCAGCCTCGACAAATTGAAGTGGATGAACGGCAAGTATCTCCGGGAAGTGCTGACGGAAGAGGAGGTGGCGAAGCGGCTGCACGACTACCTCGCCTCCCAGAAGTACGACCTGCCCTTCGACGATTACTTCCGCGCCGTCGTCCGCATGATGATTCCGCGCATGGACGTGTTCTCGGAGTTTCTGGAGAAGACGCCCTACTTCTGGTCGGAGGACTACCCGGTGAACGAGAAGGCGGCAAAGCTCATCGAGGAGGGCCGCTCCTTCCTGCCCGAACTCGCCGCCCGCCTGAAGAACCTGCCCACCTTCGACCAGGCCACGACCGAGCCCGCCCTGCGCGCCTTCGCCGAGGAGAAGGGCCTCAAGCCCGGCAAGG